The stretch of DNA TGGTTCGTGGGTTAGTGGAGACCACGAAGACTAactgtggagaagacgaagattGCAAAACACAGTGACTTCGCAAAACTGTTGGTTCGTGGGTACGAAGGTTCGTGGGTTCGAAGGAGACCATGAAGAATGACTGTGGAGAAGGCGAAGACTTGGTATGCGGCGGCTTTGTGGGGCGGCCAGTTCGTGGAGGAGTATAGGGCTTCTTGGAGGACGATGGGGCTTCacggagaagaggaggaagaagaagacagagTGAAGGGTAAGTTTTCATGGGGATGGGCGAAATGGGAAAGGAGGCGAAGCGACCCTTTCTGTCTTCGAGGTCTGTGAGCTAAACGTCAACGTTTAGCTCTGTGAAGTTTAAAATCCCTTCCGTTTTCAAACAAGTTGCGTAACGATGCCGTTCCATTAATTGCCACGTCGGACACGATTCTGCGAGGGTTCCCCTACGCGATTGTGAGTAGCATTTTTGAATTCCAATTCAAAAGGCCTTACCCAGTCAGTGTATCTCCAAACCTATTATATCTGTGCTAGTCCGTGTGGAGGGGATTATATCTATTATCTAGGACGATATTtagcattattaatttatttacgataattctatttcttttaatagagTTTTGTATAAGAATTCAACATTTTCggtttttatcatttttgaaGTATTGTTGAAGTTAATTTTCAAACATGAGCGAATCGTCGGAAATGGGTACCTATCGTAAAACAAAAATTTCGTCCGATTAAGAATATAATGTACAATTCATGACTAACCTTCTTTGGGGTGCTGGTTCTGCTTTCCTCTGCCTGACTGCCACTGAGGAAagcatatacatataaataatagtttGTCACGAGGGAGGAGAGTACGGTGGTGGTGGGTGATTGATAGATCCAAATGGGTGCCATAACAGCAACTATCGGAGACGCAGTGCTTACATTCCTGTGGGTGTTCAGCGCATCCTCTCTAGGGGCACTGACTACGGTAATAGCTACTGCCCTCGGGGTTCAAGGATTGGTCTGGCCTTCTCTCTTCATCACCACGGtgcttttatttcttctagTCTTCGTTTTCACCGTGATCGGCGATGCCCTGGGTGGGGCCAGCTTCAACCCTGCGGGCACCGCCTCATTTTATGCCGCCGGCTTGGGTTCTGACACCCTCTTCTCTATGGCTCTACGATTCCCTGCTCAGGTCTTCTTCCTCTTGTTTTTTCGATTTCACTATGTCAACACTCATGTTTCATATCTCTAGTTAGATCTGCTGTTCTTTTGTGCGTTCATAGTTGTTTTTTTGATCATTCGATGGAATAATTAActctttatttcttatttcacaAGAACTACGCGTGTTAAATCTCATCTGGTTCTTTATTCAATTGTGGCCTCTCAACTTTTTGCCCTCCATATTTTAAACGAATGCTTGTCATCCGATTTCGTATTTTGGAAGAGAAATCAGATCTCCACTCTGAAAGAAATATGTCATTTTTTCAATACTATTTCTAGTTTTTGAGATGGGAGGAGTGAAGAAGATTAGAGACATGACATTACATTTAAGTAAAAacattaacttaaaaaaaaacatttgagtaATTACATTCTCTTGTCTGCTTGGCAGGCAGCTGGTGCGGTGGGTGGCACTTTGGCAATCATGGAGGTGATGCCAAAGCAGTACAAGCACATTCTTGGTGGGCCTTCTCTCAAAGTTGACTTGCATACTGGAGCCATTGCCGAGGGCTTGTTGACTTTCCTCATAAGCTTTGCTGTCCTTTTAATTATCCTCAGGGGTCCCCGTAGCGTGATAGTGAAGACATGGTTGCTTGCCGTGGCAACTGTATTGTTAATCGTTGTGGGTTCTAACTACACCGGACCTTCCATGAATCCTGCCAATGTGAGTAGATCATGACTTTTATATTACATTCTGACAGtcaaattttcattattttctctaaaagaattttatattaCTGGATGCCCTTCTTTAGACTGTGTGATTGATATACTTGACAACTTTGCACGTAATTTTTCCCACTTTTTCCAATTGTTTTACATATCATCAGTCTAGATATTGATCATGTGAGTGATGTGACCCTCTCGCCCCTCTCCCATCCTCTTTGTGCAAGTCACTTTAATCGCCACTCTTTAGTCTAAATTTTGTTGGACTATTGATTTActtatgaagaaaatattactaTATGCATGGTCGTTGGAGTCAATCATAgcctattttattattacataa from Juglans regia cultivar Chandler chromosome 4, Walnut 2.0, whole genome shotgun sequence encodes:
- the LOC109001986 gene encoding aquaporin SIP1-2-like, with the protein product MGAITATIGDAVLTFLWVFSASSLGALTTVIATALGVQGLVWPSLFITTVLLFLLVFVFTVIGDALGGASFNPAGTASFYAAGLGSDTLFSMALRFPAQAAGAVGGTLAIMEVMPKQYKHILGGPSLKVDLHTGAIAEGLLTFLISFAVLLIILRGPRSVIVKTWLLAVATVLLIVVGSNYTGPSMNPANAFGWAYIEKWHNTWEHFYVYWICPFIGAILAAWIFRFFFPSPPAKQKKA